The genomic DNA ATATGTCGTGGGGATCGGCCAACCGCGCTATGGCGCCGGGCCCTTGCTCACGCTGGGCGCCGAGGCGCTCGTGGAGAGCATTCTTATCCAACCCAAGCTCAAACGCCCCATTGGCCAAGTCATGCTCAAGCTCGGTCGTAAACCGCTTGACAACTATCTTATGGACCCGCACGAGGTCATGCGCAATGCGAGAAAGATGGCGCGAAACGCCCGGCGTTTGCCGCTGTTCGAACGACTATTGTTCCGCGGCGCAACGGACTCACAGCCGCCACCCGGCACGGCGGCGAGCGCCGCACCGCGCGGGCTCTGACGCTATTTGTCCTGCATGTGGCGAGAAGTAAATATGCGGGCGTTGATGGCCAGGAAGATGAGAATCGTCGCAGCAATCAAGACGTGCGACATCGTCCAGCCCAGGCGGGAGTCCATGTTCGTTGGCGAGTCAAAGATTAGGCCGTACGCGAAGTACGGGGAAAACATCCCGACCCAATTGTCGACATCGTACAGGCGCAGTCCCTCGCCCACGACGATCACCAGTATCGCAATCCCGCCGAGCATGAATGCGCCCAGTACGTAAGACATTACCAGTGCGGACGACATGCGCCGCGCCACGAGCGAGCAAAATGCGGTCACGATCCACGTCACCGCAAGACACTCTACGAACATGATAAACGCAAGCGCGACATGTTCCCCGACAGACAACGTATTCCAGCCGCCTGGGACCAATGCGGAGACCAATGCAAACAAGAATAGCGGTATGGAGCCAACCGCAGCGCCCGCCAGCAGCAGCGCCGCGACGCGCAACGACGCCATGAGCTTTCCCGACAGCAATTCGAGCGGGCGCATGAGCGTCATGCGCAACGCATCTAAGTTTTGACGCTCGTGCTCTTTCGTGAACATGTTCGCTGTCAGCGCCGCCATGAGCAGTGGCAGAAGCATCCCTTCGAGGAATTGCCAACCGACGAGCGCGGCCTCTGCATCGTTTTTGCCTTCGACGACGCGGACCAGCACGATTAGACTGGTCGCGCTAAACGCCAGCCCAAGCGGGGTCCAGAACTGCAGCACGCCCATCCATCCGCGCAGAGGATACTCGTACCACCGCTCGCGCAGAAAGAGCGGATTGAGATTTATCCCAAATCGCCGGGCAGGCAGGTAGCCCCGCGCCCTCTCCTGTGGGGAGGTCCGTTCCCCGGGCGCGGTGTCGACGGACATACCCCAATTGCGGTAGACCGCCGCATGCGCGACAACGAGCAGCACGAAGGCAACAAAAACGTTGAAGAAGCTGCAAACAACAACACTACTCGTCGCCGAACTCTTGCCCGGTCCACCGCCCATTGCCACGACAAACGAGATGATCGGCATGGTGTACATGCCGACGCCGTCGAAGAAGTCATCGGCAATCGAAACGCCCAGCAGTTCAAGCACGATAAGGAACAACAGCACCGGCAGGCCAAGTATGAAGAGCATCGCGAGATAACTAACGCCGACGGCCGCCATGGATTTCTTCAATTTGGCTGAGCAAAGCACGCCCGCGGCCGCGCATACCAAGGCGGTGGTGGAAACGATAAGCAGCGTGCGCCAGAGCACCTCGGTGTTCATGCCCACCAGGAAGAACGCGCACGCGGCGAACGGCGCGAGCGCCACGACCAGCAACAGGTAGTGGCCGGCCGAGTTGACGAGCTTCGCGAGCAGCACGTGCCACGGGCGCGCCGTTGTCATCGCGAGCAGTTCGAACGTTTCCTCTTCGCGCTCGGACACGATGCTGCTTCCCGCGAGCGCGGGCACGGTCACCGCCGCGCCCAGTCCCAGCGTCACGCCAAGCAGGATGAACAAGCTCTCCGACGCGCTGCGCATCTGCCACGGCATGGGCCGGTCCGGCGGCCACATCGTGAACACGACAATCGCGGCTGCCGCGACCGCGACCAGCACGGCATAGAAATAGCGCGCCTGGCGCAGACTGGAAATCAGTTCGCGGCGAATCAGCGCCGCAATGGGCAGAAAGTCTGAAATGATGCGCGTCACGCCGAGAATTGTGGCACCGGCGTCGCGCGCGGTCGCAGCATCGGGCCGAATTCGTCGGTGAGTTTCTTCAATTCCTGTCTAAGCCAGACGACGTCAGGATGCGTGGCAGACACGCGCTCGGCCCGCCGCGCCTCCTCTTCGCATTTCTCGATGATTGCGGGTACAAGCGAACCGCCGCGGAAATCGCGGTAGCGAATGGAATTGTCAATCAGCAGTGACACGAGCAGCAGATAAATCTTCGCCTTGTTTACGTGGCAAATGATTTCGAAATACTCGGCGTCAAACCGCGGCACGGGGCTGACTTTGCCCTGGCGCTCAAACAGGGACAGCGCGGTTTCGAGTTCGCCCTGCGCGATGCCCAGCCAGTTGTTCTTCTTGTCGTAGAGATAGCACGTGCCAAGGTAAAAATGCGCCCCCGCATCGTCCGGCTTCTCCAGCAGGCGCGACTTGAACGCCTGTGCCGCCGCAGAATAATTGCCTTCCAAGTACAGGCGCTCGCCTTCCTCGAACAGACCGGGTTTCTCGGGCGGGGGCGAACACGCCGCGCACGCGGCGCACAGCACAATGCCTGCCGCCCGCCACATCGTTAATTCCCGGTGTTCCACCGCGGTTGCAGGCGGAAGAAACCGGTACGTGCGCCGACCCGCGCAAATACCGTGAACTCGGCCGGCTTGGCTTCCGCGACTTTCTCGACCGCCGCCTTGAAGTCCTCGATCGATTTCACCGGGTGACCGCCAAAGTTCATGATGATCACGCCCGGCATCATCTCGCCGAGTTGGGCCCACGACCCGGACTTTACGCGCCGCACGATTACGCCTTCCACGTCCGTGCCCAGGTTCAGCACGACGCGCAGGTCCTGCGTGATCTCGCGCACCGTTAACCCGAAGATGGTGTCCTCGAACTCGCCGGCGTCGCGCGCGGACTTCGGCCGCTCGACGAGCGTCACCGTCGCCTCGACCGGCTGACCGCCGCGCAGGAGTTTGACGGGCACTTGCGTGCCCGCCCCCGCGTCGCGCACGAGTTTCGTGAAGTTGGCGACTTCGCGGTCGAGCTTGAACGTCACGGGGATGTTGTTGAAGTTCACGATCACGTCGCCCGGCTGCAATCCGGCCGCGCTTGCCGGCGAGTCCGGCATGACCGTGCTGATGACAATTCCGCCGTTGGTCGGCAGTTTCCAGTACTCCGCGAGATCGTCCGTCAACGGCTGCGAAAACACGCCCAGAAAGGCGCCGTCGCTTCCATTCTTTGCGGCGCTTTCGCCCGGCGGGTTCGCGATGTACTTCGCGAATAGTTCCGATTGATAGACCAGGGGGTGCCCGCTGCGCACGTACAGATCGCCGCCTTCCTGCGTCGACAGGTCGAACCCGACGACGCCCACGATGCGCCCGGCAAGGTCCATCACCGGCGAACCCACGTAGCCGAACAGCAGCCGCTCGTCAAGGCAGAGAGTCTTGCGCGGTTTTTCCAGCACGGACCCAATCCGGCGCACGACGATGGCCCGGTTGAAGTCCAGCGTGTCGCCCATCAGGCCGATTAGCGCCACGGGATCGCCCAGGTTCAGCGGGCCAGGCGTAAAATCGACGTGCGGAAACGACACATCCTGATCGTTGACGATCTCGATCAGGCAGATGTTCACGTCGTCCGGCTTGGTCAGCAGTTTGCCGTCGTAATCCTTCTCGTTATCGCCTTGCCCCACGGAAATCTTGATGCTGAACGGTTCCGAGTTTTCTATTTGCATGTGGCCGTGCGCCATCACGAGGCCCTTCGGGCTTACGATGAGGCCCAGCGCGCGCGTGTTGCGTTTGCTGATCTCGCCCGTGTTCGGGTTCGTCACGTTCGACGAATAGTTCACGATGCACACCGCCGGCGACACCTTGTCGTAGAACGATTGCAGTTGCTTCGCAGTGAATTCCTGGGCAATCGCGGGCGCCGCGGCGCACAGCGCCAGAACGGCGGCGGACAATCGACTACTCATTTCCATTCTCTCCGTTGGCGGGCTGTTCGGTCGTGGCCGGCCCGGGCTCGCCCTGTTTCACAATCACAAATCGCGTCAGCGCGCCGCGCTTCACCTGAAGCAGCACGAGCTTCGTCTTTGACGCGATCCGCTCTTTCACGTTTGCAGCGAACGCGTCGAGGTTTTCGATGTCGGCGCCGTCGAATTTCAGCGCGATGTCGCCCTGCTGCAATCCCGCGTTCCCCGCGACAGAACCGACCTGGACGCCCGAAATCAGGACGCCTCTACTCGACGAGAGTTGCGCTCTCCGCACGATGGCCGGCGTAAGTTGTGACGCGGTGAAGCCCCACTCGGCGAACTCGATTTCTTTACCGCGCAGGTCGCTCAGCGCCTGCGTGGTGACCGCAATGTCCTTTTGTTCGTCGCCGCGCTGGACCTTGACCGCCACCTGCGTATCGATGGGCAAATCGGCGATGAGCTTTCGAACCGCAGGCAAGTCCTCCTCGAACCGGGCGTTGGTTGGCGCACCATCGACCGACAGCATCACATCTCCCGGGGTGAGCCCCGCTTCCGCGCCGGATGAAAGCGGATCGACGTCCGCAATGACGACGCCCTGCTGTTTCGGGTCGTCCGTCTTGCTCATCGTTTCCTGGAAGGTCACGCCGATGTCCGACCGCGTCACCTGCCCGTTAGCGATGATTTGGTCCATTACCTGTTTTGCGATGTCGATGGGAATGGCGAAGCCTACGTTGTCCGCGCCGCCGAGCCGCCGCGCGTTCACACCGACGACTTGTCCCTTGAGATTGACCAGCGGACCTCCGCTGTTTCCGGGGTTAATCGCCGCGTCGGTCTGAATCCAATTGTTATACGGGGCGATCGATTCGTCGCGCCCGCCGAGGTAACGGTCCGTTACGCTGATGATGCCCATTGACACCGAGCGCGCGAGGCCCTGCGGGCTTCCGAGTGCAAGCACGGTCTGCCCGGCCTCGAGGTTCTTCGAAGTGGCGAGAGCGACTTTCGCGAAATCTTTTCGGTCGCTCTTCAGCTTCAACACGGCAACGTCCGTGTATTTGTCCACTCCGATGACGTCCGCGTCAAACTCTTCCTTGTTATACAAGACGCACCGCACCAGTGTACTTTCGCCCGCGACGTGTTCGTTTGTGACGACGTAGCCGTCGTTCGACACGATGAACCCGCTGCCGATGACGGTGACTTCCTCGCGCTTGCCCTGCGAGAACACTTCCTTTACAGGGCGAATATGGACGAGCGCGGGGGCAACTTTGTTTTTCGCGCGGATTACCGCGCCGTCCGACGACGCGCCCACCGTCGCGCACCCCGCGAAAACGACGCATGAAATGGCGACAACTGCAATTCGTTTCAAGCCCGATCTCCTTGCGATATAGTCCGTGCAGCCGACACGCGCATTATATTCGGTACGAACACTGGAAAGGAACTCGTCACGGCGGACTGTCGCCGGCGCGTTTGGCCGGTGGCTGTCTCCGCCCGCCGGGCAATCGCTACCGGAGCGCCTTCTCCGATTGCGGATCGAAGTAGTGCGCTTTGTCCATCGCCACATCGAGCACGTAGGCGCTGTCGACGGCGGGTTCGCGCTCCGTGTTCACCCGCGCGGTAAGAATTTGTTTGCCCGCGGCCAGATACAGGTAGATTTCCGAACCCATCGGCTCGACCACATCCACCTTCGTCGTAATGCTCTTTCCTTCGTGCGCCGACTGAGCGGCGTTCTCGCCAAAGTGCTCCGGCCGAATTCCCACGATCACCCGTTTGCCAACATACGAATCGAGGGCGGCCCGGTGCGCCGCGTCGACGTGCAGCCGAATTTCCCCCGAATCGTCGCGGAACTGGAGCGTGCCGTTTTCCGCGGCGATGTTCCCTTCGATTAAATTCATCGGCGGGCTGCCGATGAAGCCCGCTACGAATTTGTTGACGGGCCGGTTGTACAGTTCGAGGGGGCTTGCGATTTGTTGCACGACCCCGCCGAGCATCACCACGATCCGGTCGCCCATCGTCATCGCCTCGACCTGATCGTGCGTGACGTAAATCATCGTCGATTGCAGGCGATTGTGCAGCTTATTGATCTCCGCGCGCATCTGCACGCGCAGCTTCGCGTCGAGGTTCGACAGCGGTTCGTCGAACAGGAATACCTTGGGGTGCCGCACGATCGCACGTCCAACCGCCACGCGCTGGCGCTCGCCGCCGGACAAGGCCTTCGGCTTGCGGTCGAGCAGGTGTTCGATGCTCAAAATGCGCGCCGCCTCGCGCACGCGCTCTTCGATCGCGGATTTCGCGTAGTGCCGCAGCATCAGCCCAAACGCCATGTTCTTGTACACCGTCATGTGCGGATACAGTGCGTAGTTCTGGAACACCATCGCGATGTCGCGGTCCTTCGGCGCGACGTCGTTCACGATCTTGCCGTCGATGTGAATCTCGCCGGAGGAGATGTCCTCGAGCCCCGCGATCATGCGCAGCGTCGTCGATTTACCGCACCCGGACGGCCCCACCAGCACGACGAATTCCTTGTCCTCGATGACAAACGTCGCGTCCTTCACGGCATGGACGCCGCCCTGGTACGTTTTGCAGACGTTCTTCAGTTCTACGCGCGCCATGGGGTGGATGGTCCTTCCGGCAAGCCGGTGGAATGAGTATGAATACCTGGAAGCATGGAATGGTACGGAACGCTGCCAAGGCAGTCAACCCGCAGTTCGCGCGCGGAACTTAGCTCACCTTGTCCAGCTTTTTCTCGTGCTTGTCGAGCTTCTCCTGCACGCCTTCGAGCTTGGGATCGAGGCGGCGGGCCCGGCGCCATTCGGCGACGGCGCGGCGTTTATCGCCCTTCAGCAGATACGCGTCGCCAAGGTGATCGCGAAGGATGGCGTCGTCGTGGTCCATCGCGACAATGGCGCGGCGGATGTATTCGATGGCCTTGTCGGCGTCGCCGCGGCGGTAGTAGACCCAGCCGAGGCTGTCGAGGTAGTAGCCGCTGTTGGGCGTTATCTCGAGCGCGCGTTTGAGGAGTTTTTCGGCTTCGTCAAGACGCGTGTCCTTCTCTGCGTACAAGTACGCGAGGTTATTCATCGCCTCGGCATCTTCCGGATTAAGTTCGAGGCAACGCCGCAGGTGACGCTCCGCGTCGCGAAACCGGTCCAACTCGTCGTACACCGTAGACAGGTACAGGTGCGGATACTTTTCGTCCGGGTGGGCTTCGGAGACTTTCGCGAGAATCTCTTCCGCTTCGGCGTACCGCTCGAGCGCCATGAGTGCGCGGGCCAGGACGATGTCCACGCGCATGGAGGCGACCCCCTCCGAGCGCAGGGCCTGCATTTCCGAGATGATGTATTCGCCCGCGTCCTTTTCTCCGAAGAAAAACAACAGCGTCCCGAGCAGGCCGCTGCATTCCTCGTCGATATCGCCTTCGACTTCGTCAAGCGTGTCGAGCAGGGGCCGATACGGGTCGCCGGCATGCTTGCGTGCGACCGCCTTGAACAGCGTGCTGAGAATGGGAGTACCCTCCGGCGCGGTGAGGTCGGCGGCGGTGCGCGCCTGACCCGCGCGGAGAAGCGCGTAGACGTATTCGAGGTTTAGGCCGGCATCTTGCTTGCGCGCTTCTTCGAACTTGGCCAGTTCGGCGACGGCCTCCGTGTAATTGCCGGTGCGGCACAACGCGCCGGCGAGCAATTCGCCGGCTCGCGCGCTTTCCGGTGTAGCGGCAAGGTAGGCGCGCAGGTTGGCCACCGCGGCCTCGTCGGCATCCAATTGAAGGCACGCCAGACCAAGTTGAAGGCGTATCTCGTTCATCTCGGGCTTAAGTTGCAGCGCCCGCTCGAATGCCTTGCGCGCGCCGTCGCCGTCATTGATACGGCTCAGATGCATGCCGAGGGCCGCCTGCCATTCGGCCTTATCGGGCGTAAGTTCTACGAGTTTCTCGAGGACCTGAATCGAGGTGACCCAATCCATCGAGCGATCGCCGGCGTCGATCAGCCAGCCAAACTCTTCCTCGTTCTGCGGATTCAGCGCGAGCGCGCGTTCGAACGCTTCCGAAGCGGCCTCCTGATTCCCGAGTTCCTGCTGGATCGTTCCCATGACAATCCACAGGCGCACGTTGTCGTCGTCGGCCTTCAGCAGGCGGTCGCAGGTCTTCTGTGCCTTTGCGTACTCGTTCGAATCGATATAGGTGCGCAGCAGCCGCCAGTTCAGCTCGTACGATTCGGGCATGAGATCGGCGGCCTTTTGGTACTCGTCAATGGCTGCTTCCGCTTTACCCTGGCGTTCGAGAATTACGCCCGCCAGAAAATGTGTGTACGCGTCGGCCTCGCCTTCCGAGGCGGGCCGCTGCACGTCGACGCCGGCCCCCGTGACACAACCGGTGAGTACCGTAATCGCAACGAGCAGTGCGCCCATGGTGAGTCGTCCTCTATGACGCGTGGCAGCGGTGGAGAATAGCATTCGTACTGTATCGTCTCGGCCGGCTTGGTGACCGGTGGTTTGGCCATGCATGTGGGGAGGGAAGTACTCCGCCGTCGCACGTATAGTGACTAAAACAGGGGGGCGGTGTCTAGTTGGACGGAAAACGGCGCGAAACTGCGGCGATGGATCGGGCTTGGGCCGAGACGGCGGATCGCGTCGAGATGCTCCGCCGTGCCGTAGCCTTTATGTTTGGCGAAGCCGTAGCCGGGGAACTGCTCCTCGAACGCCAGCATGAGGCGATCGCGTGTGACCTTCGCAATGATGCTTGCGGCGGCGATGGACTGCGAGCGGCGGTCGCCTTTGACGATACGCAAATGCGGCACAGCGCACCCGGGAATCTTGAATCCGTCAACAAGCAGATAGTCGGGCAACGGTGATATCTGCAACACGGCGTCGGTCATGGCGCCGTAGTTGGCTTGTTGGATGCCGCGCTCGTCGATTTGCTCCGACGAAATGATTGCGCAACCGATTGTGTGCGCGCCTTCGGTAAGCTGCGCATAGAGCGCTACGCGCTGCGGTTCGGTCAAAAGCTTCGAGTCGTTTAGGCCTTCAACGGGGTGCGCGAGCACCACAGCCGCCGCGACGATCGGCCCCGCGAGCGGCCCGCGCCCCGCCTCGTCCACACCGGCGATTCGTGCAAACCCGAGCGCCGTCATCTCGCGCTCGAATTGCCACAATGCGTTTACGTCGATTTGGGATCGGACCCGCGCCGCTGACTTCATGGCTTCCCCCCGCGCAACTGTTGTCGTAATTCTACACCAATCCGTTTCCAATTACTCGCAATTTTCTATCCCATGTTGCACACTGTGCGCTCGCCGGCAATTCATTGGAGGAGAAATCGCAGATGCGCGCGCAATCGTTGGCATTCTTGAAAAAGTTGTTATCCACACCGAGCCCCTCCGGCCATGAGGAAAAAATACAGGAGGTGTGCAAGGCGTATGCGAAGCCGTTCGCCGACAAAATCTATAAGGACGTTCACGGCAAC from Candidatus Hydrogenedentota bacterium includes the following:
- a CDS encoding ABC transporter permease, whose product is MTRIISDFLPIAALIRRELISSLRQARYFYAVLVAVAAAAIVVFTMWPPDRPMPWQMRSASESLFILLGVTLGLGAAVTVPALAGSSIVSEREEETFELLAMTTARPWHVLLAKLVNSAGHYLLLVVALAPFAACAFFLVGMNTEVLWRTLLIVSTTALVCAAAGVLCSAKLKKSMAAVGVSYLAMLFILGLPVLLFLIVLELLGVSIADDFFDGVGMYTMPIISFVVAMGGGPGKSSATSSVVVCSFFNVFVAFVLLVVAHAAVYRNWGMSVDTAPGERTSPQERARGYLPARRFGINLNPLFLRERWYEYPLRGWMGVLQFWTPLGLAFSATSLIVLVRVVEGKNDAEAALVGWQFLEGMLLPLLMAALTANMFTKEHERQNLDALRMTLMRPLELLSGKLMASLRVAALLLAGAAVGSIPLFLFALVSALVPGGWNTLSVGEHVALAFIMFVECLAVTWIVTAFCSLVARRMSSALVMSYVLGAFMLGGIAILVIVVGEGLRLYDVDNWVGMFSPYFAYGLIFDSPTNMDSRLGWTMSHVLIAATILIFLAINARIFTSRHMQDK
- a CDS encoding PDZ domain-containing protein encodes the protein MSSRLSAAVLALCAAAPAIAQEFTAKQLQSFYDKVSPAVCIVNYSSNVTNPNTGEISKRNTRALGLIVSPKGLVMAHGHMQIENSEPFSIKISVGQGDNEKDYDGKLLTKPDDVNICLIEIVNDQDVSFPHVDFTPGPLNLGDPVALIGLMGDTLDFNRAIVVRRIGSVLEKPRKTLCLDERLLFGYVGSPVMDLAGRIVGVVGFDLSTQEGGDLYVRSGHPLVYQSELFAKYIANPPGESAAKNGSDGAFLGVFSQPLTDDLAEYWKLPTNGGIVISTVMPDSPASAAGLQPGDVIVNFNNIPVTFKLDREVANFTKLVRDAGAGTQVPVKLLRGGQPVEATVTLVERPKSARDAGEFEDTIFGLTVREITQDLRVVLNLGTDVEGVIVRRVKSGSWAQLGEMMPGVIIMNFGGHPVKSIEDFKAAVEKVAEAKPAEFTVFARVGARTGFFRLQPRWNTGN
- a CDS encoding trypsin-like peptidase domain-containing protein — its product is MKRIAVVAISCVVFAGCATVGASSDGAVIRAKNKVAPALVHIRPVKEVFSQGKREEVTVIGSGFIVSNDGYVVTNEHVAGESTLVRCVLYNKEEFDADVIGVDKYTDVAVLKLKSDRKDFAKVALATSKNLEAGQTVLALGSPQGLARSVSMGIISVTDRYLGGRDESIAPYNNWIQTDAAINPGNSGGPLVNLKGQVVGVNARRLGGADNVGFAIPIDIAKQVMDQIIANGQVTRSDIGVTFQETMSKTDDPKQQGVVIADVDPLSSGAEAGLTPGDVMLSVDGAPTNARFEEDLPAVRKLIADLPIDTQVAVKVQRGDEQKDIAVTTQALSDLRGKEIEFAEWGFTASQLTPAIVRRAQLSSSRGVLISGVQVGSVAGNAGLQQGDIALKFDGADIENLDAFAANVKERIASKTKLVLLQVKRGALTRFVIVKQGEPGPATTEQPANGENGNE
- the ugpC gene encoding sn-glycerol-3-phosphate ABC transporter ATP-binding protein UgpC; this encodes MARVELKNVCKTYQGGVHAVKDATFVIEDKEFVVLVGPSGCGKSTTLRMIAGLEDISSGEIHIDGKIVNDVAPKDRDIAMVFQNYALYPHMTVYKNMAFGLMLRHYAKSAIEERVREAARILSIEHLLDRKPKALSGGERQRVAVGRAIVRHPKVFLFDEPLSNLDAKLRVQMRAEINKLHNRLQSTMIYVTHDQVEAMTMGDRIVVMLGGVVQQIASPLELYNRPVNKFVAGFIGSPPMNLIEGNIAAENGTLQFRDDSGEIRLHVDAAHRAALDSYVGKRVIVGIRPEHFGENAAQSAHEGKSITTKVDVVEPMGSEIYLYLAAGKQILTARVNTEREPAVDSAYVLDVAMDKAHYFDPQSEKALR
- a CDS encoding tetratricopeptide repeat protein gives rise to the protein MGALLVAITVLTGCVTGAGVDVQRPASEGEADAYTHFLAGVILERQGKAEAAIDEYQKAADLMPESYELNWRLLRTYIDSNEYAKAQKTCDRLLKADDDNVRLWIVMGTIQQELGNQEAASEAFERALALNPQNEEEFGWLIDAGDRSMDWVTSIQVLEKLVELTPDKAEWQAALGMHLSRINDGDGARKAFERALQLKPEMNEIRLQLGLACLQLDADEAAVANLRAYLAATPESARAGELLAGALCRTGNYTEAVAELAKFEEARKQDAGLNLEYVYALLRAGQARTAADLTAPEGTPILSTLFKAVARKHAGDPYRPLLDTLDEVEGDIDEECSGLLGTLLFFFGEKDAGEYIISEMQALRSEGVASMRVDIVLARALMALERYAEAEEILAKVSEAHPDEKYPHLYLSTVYDELDRFRDAERHLRRCLELNPEDAEAMNNLAYLYAEKDTRLDEAEKLLKRALEITPNSGYYLDSLGWVYYRRGDADKAIEYIRRAIVAMDHDDAILRDHLGDAYLLKGDKRRAVAEWRRARRLDPKLEGVQEKLDKHEKKLDKVS
- a CDS encoding ribonuclease HII, with amino-acid sequence MKSAARVRSQIDVNALWQFEREMTALGFARIAGVDEAGRGPLAGPIVAAAVVLAHPVEGLNDSKLLTEPQRVALYAQLTEGAHTIGCAIISSEQIDERGIQQANYGAMTDAVLQISPLPDYLLVDGFKIPGCAVPHLRIVKGDRRSQSIAAASIIAKVTRDRLMLAFEEQFPGYGFAKHKGYGTAEHLDAIRRLGPSPIHRRSFAPFSVQLDTAPLF